The Xanthomonas sontii genomic sequence CTGGCCGACCTGATCGTGCTCGGCGGCGCCGCCGCGGTGGAACAGGCGGCCAAGCTGGCCGGACAGATCGTCGAGGTGCCGTTCGTGCCGGGCCGCATGGATGCCTCGCAGGAACAGACCGACGTGGAATCGTTCGCGGTGCTGGAACCGATCGCCGATGGTTTCCGCAACTACGCCAGGCTCCGTTATGCGCTGTCGGCCGAAGCGCTGCTGATCGACAAGGCGCAGTTGCTGACCCTGACCGCACCGGAGATGACCGTGCTGGTCGGCGGCCTGCGCGTGCTCGGCGCCAACAGCGGTCAGTCCGCGCACGGCGTGTTCACCGATCGCCCCGGCGTGCTCAGCAACGACTTCTTCGCCAACCTGCTGGACATGGGCACCGAGTGGAAGGCGACCTCGGAGATGAAGGACGTCTACGAAGGCCGCGACCGCAAGAACGGCGCCGTGAAGTGGACCGGCACCCGTGCCGACCTGGTGTTCGGCTCCAACTCGGTGCTGCGCGCGGTGGCCGAGGTCTATGCCAGCGCCGACGCGCAGGCGAAGTTCGTACGCGACTTCGTCGCCGCCTGGACCAAGGTGATGCAGCTGGATCGCTTCGACCTGGCCGACTGACGACGGCAGACGGGGCGCCGCAGCGGCGCCTCGCTTGTCCTGGTCGCATGACGACAACGCCCCGCTCGCCGGGGCGTTGTCGCGAGTGCAGCGGCTCCACACGCTCTGTCGCAGAGGGCAACGCACGAATGGGGATGACGAGGATTGACCGCCCTGCGTCGCGACTGAATCCGCTCCCACGGTGTGTCAACCGCCATGAGCACGCCGACGCTCGCCAGGACGCAAGCCGGTCGTGGGAGTGACTTCAGTCCCGACTGCATGCAGCCGAGGAAGCCTGATGTTGCTTGCAGCGACTGGACATCGAGCGAAACACGCGACCAGCGCACCACCCACCTTCGGCAACGTCACGGCACCATTCGGTCGTCGCTGCAACTCGGTCAACCGCACCGATCCTCGGCCAGGCGCAGCGGACTCGGCTACAGCGCGTCCAGATCCCCCAGCGCGCGGATCAGCCGCCGCGCGCGCTTGTCCGGTTTGCCCTCCGGCGCCTGGTAGCCGTTGCGCTCGGCGCTGCGCTGCGCGCGCAACTGCGTACGCCGCTCGCGCGAGACCTCGCTCTCCTGGTACAGGGTCTGCGCCACGCTGGCCGGGCCGCGGGTGTCGCTCAATCCCAGCACCTGGATCTCGAACACCTCGTCGCCGCGCTGCACGCGCACCTGCTCGCCCACGCGCACCGCGCGCGAGGATTTCGGCCGCTGCCCGGCCACGTCCACCTTACCGGTCTCCACTGCCTGCTTGGCCAGGCTGCGGGTCTTGAAGAAGCGCGCGGCCCACAGCCAGACATCCAGGCGCACCGCGGCAGCTTGTACGACAGATTCATTCATTGCGTTGCTCGACATCCACTCGCGTTGGGGATTGCAGGCAGTCAAAAGGCCACGCCGGATCGGACACCATCGCGCCGCCGAGGGCATGCGCGGCGCACACGTCTCTCCGCACAGATGGCGATGCGATCGCACCAATGCAAGCACCGCGCCGCAGGGGCTCACCTTTCCGGGACGAATGGGTTGGCAGGGAGCGAGCGACCTCGAGGCAGGCGCAGCGGGGGGCGGCTCGCCCAGGTTTCATGTCCCATGCCGGTGCTGGCGTCGCCCCCCTACCCGGCACCAAGCAATGACCCGAGCCGTGCCGAACGCAGTTCCATCATCGCCGCAGCGCGCTACCGCGGCTTGGGCAGGACAGGCCGCCCCCCAGTAAGGGCGCACGCCACCCGCCGTGGGGCGGCGCAGGCCCGCCCCTGCCCGCCTGCGGCACGAACGCTGCAGACCCAGATCCGCCCATCGCCCCGCCGACATCCGTCGGTGCTAGTGTGGCCGGCTCACGCTCGCTCCCGACCCGCGATGACCAAGCCCGCTGCGCTCACCGAAGGCCCGATCGGCCGCCAGTTGTTGCTGTTCTCGCTGCCGATCCTGGCCGGCAACATCGCGCAATCGCTCAACGGCTCGGTCAATGCCGTGTGGATCGGCCGCTATCTCGGCGAAGCGGCGCTCACCGCCGCGGCCAACGCCAACAGCATCATGTTCTTCCTGATCGGCTCGGTGTTCGGCATCGGCATGGCCGCCACCATTCTGATCGGCCAGGCGATGGGCCGCAGCGACGTGGCCCAGGCGCGGCGGGTGATGGGCACCAGCGCCACCTTCTTCATCGGCATCTCGGTGCTGATCGCCGCCGGCGGCTGGTGGCTGGCGCGGCACCTGCTGGCGGCGATGGGCACGCCGGCGGCGTCGCTGCCGCTGGCCGAGGCCTATCTGCGGGTGATCTTCCTGGCGATGCCGCTGCTGTACACCTTCGCGTTCCTGTCGGCGGCGTTGCGCGGCACCGGCGATTCGCGCACACCGTTCCGCTTCCTGCTGCTGTCGGTGGCGTTGGACATCGGCTTCAACCCGCTGCTGCTGTTCGGGCTGGGGCCGTTCCCCAAACTGGGCATCGCCGGGGCGGCCTGGGCCACGCTGATCGCGCAGGCGGTGTCGCTGACCGGGTTGCTGCTGTACCTGCGGCACAAGCGCCACGTGCTGTGGCTGGGCCGCCGCGACGCGCGGCTGTTCCGGCTCGACCTGCCGATCCTGCGTGCGCTGATCGTCAAGGGCGTGCCGATGGGCCTGCAGATGGTGCTGATCTCGCTGGCGATGATCGTGATGATCTCGCTGGTCAACGGCTATGGCACCGCCACCTCCGCGGCCTACGGCGCGGCACTGCAGCTGTGGGCCTACCTGCAGATGCCGGCGATGGCGATCGGCGCGGCCTGCTCGTCGATGGCCGCGCAGAACGTCGGCGCGCAGCGCTGGGACCGGGTCGCGGCGACCGCGCGCAAGGGCGTGCTGTTCAACTTCCTGCTGACCGGCGCGCTGATCGCGCCGCTGATCCTGTTCGACCGCTGGACCCTGGCGCTGTTCCTGCCGCCGCACAGCGCGGCGCTGGAGATCGCGCGCCACCTCAACCACATCGCGGTGTGGTCGTTCCTGTTCTTCGGCGTCACCTTCGTCATCTCCGGCGTGGTCCGTGCCACCGGTGCGGTGGTCCCGCCGCTGCTGATCCTGGCGCTGTCGCTCTGGGGCGTCCGCGTGCCGTTCGCGCAGTTGCTGCAGCCGCAGCTGGGCGTGGATGCGGTATGGTGGAGCTTCCCGACCAGCGCCACCTGCGCGATGCTGCTGTCGCTGGCGTATTACCGCTGGGGCAACTGGCGCACCGCGCGGATGCTGGCGCCGTCGCGGCCGGAGACCGTGGCGCATCCGGCGGAAGTGCCGGTGCAGCCGCCGGCACCGGTCGCCGACGTGGCGGTGGCGCAGGATCCGGCGCGCTGAAAGCTGCGCTCGCGTCGCGATCCACAGGTGCCCTTGTCTGTGCGGGAGTCGACTGTCATGCAGCCGCAGCGATCGAAGCCCAAAGCCGTCCGACACCGTCACGCGTCGGGACTGAAGTCCCTCCCACAAAGGCGCCAAGCCCCTGTGGGACGCGACTGAAACTCCTGCCACAAAAATAACGGCCAGACCCGCCAGCGCGGACATGACGGCTCCGCTCCCGCGCGGCGCGATCCAAACCCCACAAACGCAAACGGCCGCCCGAAGGCGGCCGTTGCGGCAGCGACCGAGGGTCGCCGGAAGATTACTCGGCCTTGGCGGCGGCAGCAGCGGCCTGGCGCGCGACCTTGGCCTGCGCAGCGGCGGCCAGGTCTTCCTTGATGCGGGCAGCCTTGCCTTCCAGGCCACGCAGGTAGTACAGCTTGCCGGCGCGGACCTTGCCGCGGCGCTTCACTTCGACCGAGTCGATGGTGGCGCTGTGGGTCTGGAACACGCGCTCGACGCCGTAGCCGTGCGAGATCTTGCGCACGGTGAACGAGGAGTTCAGGCCGGCGTTCTTGGTGCCGATCACCACGCCTTCGTAGGCCTGCACGCGCTCGCGGTTGCCTTCCTTCACCTTGACGTTGACGACGACGGTGTCGCCCTGGTTGAACTCCGGCAGCTTGCGCTGGATCTGGGCGGCTTCGAAGTCGGCCAGGATGGTCTTGTTGAGCTTGCTCATGGTGGGCACCGCTTGTGTCTGGTGAGGTGGTCCGGCAGTCGCCGCACGGCGATTGCGCGATATCGGATGGGCCAAGCACGGAACGCACTGGCCGGAAAGCCGGGCATTTTAACCCAGCCCGGCGGCAATGGCTAGGGCTTGGATGGATTTTCCTGTTCGGCGGCCTGCGCCGCCTCCCGCTCCTGGCGGAATTCCTGCAGCAGGCGCCGGTCGGCCGCGCTCAGCGCCGCCTCGTCCAGCAGTTCCGGACGCCGCAGCCAGGTCCGCCCCAGCGCCTGCATGCGCCGCCAGCGCGCGATCGCGGCGTGGTTGCCGGAGCGCAGCACCGCCGGCACCTCGCCCAGCGCGTGTTCGCGCGGATGGGTGTAGTGCGGGCAGTCGAGCAGGCCGTCCGGGCCCTCGAAACTGTCCTGGGCCGCGGATTCGGCGTCGTTCAGCGCGCCCTCCTGCAGCCGGGTCACCGCGTCCACCAGCACCGCCGCGGCCAGTTCGCCGCCGGACAGCACGTAGTCGCCGATCGAGATTTCCTCGTCCACCGCGGCGGCGACGAAACGCTCGTCCACGCCCTCGTAGCGCCCGCACAGCAGCAGCAGCCGCGGCAGCGCGGCCAGTTCGCGGGCCTTGGCCTGGGTCAGCGGCCGGCCTTGCGGGCTCAGGTAGATCAGCGGCGCCGGCAGCGGATCGGCCGCGCGCACCGCCTCCAGGCAGGTCTGCAGCGGCTCGATCATCATCACCATGCCCGGGCCGCCGCCGAACGGGCGGTCGTCGACCTTGCGGTAGCCGCCGGTGGCGTAGTCGCGCGGGTTCCAGCCGTGCAGGTCCAGCAGCGCGCGCTCCTGCGCCCGCCCGACCACGCCGAACCCGGCGCACTGGGCGACGAACTCGGGGAACAGACTGATGACGTCGATGCGCATGAGGCTGGGAATGGGGAGCCGGGAATGGGGAATGGGAAAGGCAAACGCCAAAGCGGCCGCATGGCCGCTTCGCTCAGAACTCGGGGTCCCAGTCGACCACGACCAGGTTGGCCTCGAAATCCACCGACTTGATGTAGTCCGGCTGCACGAACGGCACCAGTCGTTCGCGGTCGCCGCGCACCACCAGCACGTCGTTGGCGCCGGTGGAGAACAGGTGCGACACCTGCCCCAGCGCCACGCCATCGACGGTGCGCACGTCCAGGCCCTCCAGGTCCACCCAGTAGTACTCGTCCGGGCGCGGCGGCGGCAGGCTGCTGCGCGCCACGTAGATCTCGGTGCCGCGCAGGGCCTCGACCGCGTCGCGGTCGGTGACCTCGGGCAGCGTGGCGATCAGGTACTTGCCGGACTCGCGGCCGCGCACGCCGCTGAGGCTGCTTTCGCTGCCGTCGGGCTTGCGCACGATCCAGGGCTGATAACGGAAAATGGCGAGGCGCGGCTCGGTCCAGGACTCGAGCTTGGCCTCGCCACGGATGCCGAACGCGCCGAGGACCCGACCGAGCAGGATGCGGCGCTGGCTGTCTTTCATTGGGGCAAACGCGAGGGCCGCGCGCTGGGCGCGGCCCGCGGAATCAGGCCGCGGCGGCCTGGTTCTTGGTGGCTTCCTTGTACAGGTTGCGCACCTTGTCGGTCAGCTGCGCGCCATTGGACACCCAATGGTCGACGCGGGCCAGGTCCAGCACCACGCGCGGCTCGGCGCCCTGGGCGACCGGGTTGTAGTAACCGACGCGTTCGATGTTGCGGCCGTCGCGCGCGCTGCGCACGTCGGTGACGATGATGTGGTAGAAGGGGCGCTTCTTGGCGCCGCCACGGGTAAGGCGGATCTTGACCATGGTGAGTTTCCGGTGTTGCCCAGTCGCCAGGATGGCGCGGTGAACCGACGATTATAGCGGCCGGCCCCGGCTCTGCCAAGTCTGGGCCGTGGCCTGCGGCCGCGGGATTGGGGATTCGAGATTGGGGATTCGCCAGGAGCGGCAGCCATGCCACGATGGCCGTCCACGGAGTGCTCAGATCGCCTGCCAGGGCTGGGTGTGCAACGCCGCCTCCAGCATGGCCAATAGATC encodes the following:
- the rplS gene encoding 50S ribosomal protein L19, which gives rise to MSKLNKTILADFEAAQIQRKLPEFNQGDTVVVNVKVKEGNRERVQAYEGVVIGTKNAGLNSSFTVRKISHGYGVERVFQTHSATIDSVEVKRRGKVRAGKLYYLRGLEGKAARIKEDLAAAAQAKVARQAAAAAAKAE
- the rimM gene encoding ribosome maturation factor RimM (Essential for efficient processing of 16S rRNA), which codes for MKDSQRRILLGRVLGAFGIRGEAKLESWTEPRLAIFRYQPWIVRKPDGSESSLSGVRGRESGKYLIATLPEVTDRDAVEALRGTEIYVARSSLPPPRPDEYYWVDLEGLDVRTVDGVALGQVSHLFSTGANDVLVVRGDRERLVPFVQPDYIKSVDFEANLVVVDWDPEF
- a CDS encoding RNA-binding S4 domain-containing protein, producing MNESVVQAAAVRLDVWLWAARFFKTRSLAKQAVETGKVDVAGQRPKSSRAVRVGEQVRVQRGDEVFEIQVLGLSDTRGPASVAQTLYQESEVSRERRTQLRAQRSAERNGYQAPEGKPDKRARRLIRALGDLDAL
- a CDS encoding MATE family efflux transporter; this encodes MTKPAALTEGPIGRQLLLFSLPILAGNIAQSLNGSVNAVWIGRYLGEAALTAAANANSIMFFLIGSVFGIGMAATILIGQAMGRSDVAQARRVMGTSATFFIGISVLIAAGGWWLARHLLAAMGTPAASLPLAEAYLRVIFLAMPLLYTFAFLSAALRGTGDSRTPFRFLLLSVALDIGFNPLLLFGLGPFPKLGIAGAAWATLIAQAVSLTGLLLYLRHKRHVLWLGRRDARLFRLDLPILRALIVKGVPMGLQMVLISLAMIVMISLVNGYGTATSAAYGAALQLWAYLQMPAMAIGAACSSMAAQNVGAQRWDRVAATARKGVLFNFLLTGALIAPLILFDRWTLALFLPPHSAALEIARHLNHIAVWSFLFFGVTFVISGVVRATGAVVPPLLILALSLWGVRVPFAQLLQPQLGVDAVWWSFPTSATCAMLLSLAYYRWGNWRTARMLAPSRPETVAHPAEVPVQPPAPVADVAVAQDPAR
- the rpsP gene encoding 30S ribosomal protein S16, yielding MVKIRLTRGGAKKRPFYHIIVTDVRSARDGRNIERVGYYNPVAQGAEPRVVLDLARVDHWVSNGAQLTDKVRNLYKEATKNQAAAA
- the trmD gene encoding tRNA (guanosine(37)-N1)-methyltransferase TrmD; the encoded protein is MRIDVISLFPEFVAQCAGFGVVGRAQERALLDLHGWNPRDYATGGYRKVDDRPFGGGPGMVMMIEPLQTCLEAVRAADPLPAPLIYLSPQGRPLTQAKARELAALPRLLLLCGRYEGVDERFVAAAVDEEISIGDYVLSGGELAAAVLVDAVTRLQEGALNDAESAAQDSFEGPDGLLDCPHYTHPREHALGEVPAVLRSGNHAAIARWRRMQALGRTWLRRPELLDEAALSAADRRLLQEFRQEREAAQAAEQENPSKP